The genomic segment GACAGAAAATAAAAGGGTTTCATGGCGCATCGGTTTGCAGAAAATTCTATCGAATCAGATTGCGAACAGTAAATTCCTCATCCGGAAGATTCCGGTCAAAAACAATGTCGGTAATGATCATCCGCGAACGGGTTCCTTTAATGAGGTCTTTCATTTCAAAATCGGTAGCAACCCAGTAATTCCCT from the Bacteroidales bacterium genome contains:
- a CDS encoding outer membrane lipoprotein-sorting protein, whose amino-acid sequence is GNYWVATDFEMKDLIKGTRSRMIITDIVFDRNLPDEEFTVRNLIR